The Lagopus muta isolate bLagMut1 chromosome 4, bLagMut1 primary, whole genome shotgun sequence genome has a window encoding:
- the TSPAN5 gene encoding tetraspanin-5 isoform X4 — protein MKCLPFLGIAFLGIGLWAWNEKGVLSNISSITDLGGFDPVWLFLVVGGVMFILGFAGCIGALRENTFLLKFFSVFLGIIFFLELTAGILAFVFKDWIKDQLYFFINNNIRAYRDDIDLQNLIDFTQEYWQCCGAFGADDWNLNIYFNCTDSNASRERCGVPFSCCTKDPAEDVINTQCGYDARQKPEVDQQIVIYTKGCVPQFEKWLQDNLTIVAGIFIGIALLQIFGICLAQNLVSDIEAVRASW, from the exons GGAGTGCTGTCCAACATCTCTTCCATCACTGACCTGGGTGGCTTTGATCCAGTTTGGCTCTTCCTAGTGGTAGGAGGAGTTATGTTCATTTTGGGATTTGCAGGATGCATTGGAGCTTTGCGAGAAAATACCTTTCTTCTCAAATTT ttttctgtgtttcttggaattattttcttcttggaacTCACTGCTGGTATTCTAGCGTTTGTTTTCAAAGACTGGATCAAGGACCAGCTGTATTTCTTTATAAACAACAACATCAGAGCATACCGAGATGACATTGATTTGCAAAACCTCATAGACTTTACGCAGGAATAT TGGCAGTGCTGCGGGGCTTTTGGAGCTGATGACTGGAACCTCAATATTTACTTCAATTGCACAGATTCCAATGCAAGTCGAGAGCGCTGTGGTGTGCCATTCTCTTGCTGCACTAAAGACCCTGCC GAAGATGTTATTAATACTCAGTGTGGCTATGATGCAAGGCAAAAACca GAAGTTGATCAGCAGATTGTTATCTACACAAAAGGCTGTGTCCCTCAATTTGAGAAATGGTTGCAGGACAATCTTACCATAGTTGCTGGTATATTCATTGGGATAGCATTACTGCAG ATATTTGGGATTTGCTTAGCCCAGAATTTGGTTAGTGACATTGAGGCTGTCAGAGCCAGCTGGTAA
- the TSPAN5 gene encoding tetraspanin-5 isoform X5: MKDLLLLLFAVGNTKPTKIKEGVLSNISSITDLGGFDPVWLFLVVGGVMFILGFAGCIGALRENTFLLKFFSVFLGIIFFLELTAGILAFVFKDWIKDQLYFFINNNIRAYRDDIDLQNLIDFTQEYWQCCGAFGADDWNLNIYFNCTDSNASRERCGVPFSCCTKDPAEDVINTQCGYDARQKPEVDQQIVIYTKGCVPQFEKWLQDNLTIVAGIFIGIALLQIFGICLAQNLVSDIEAVRASW, translated from the exons GGAGTGCTGTCCAACATCTCTTCCATCACTGACCTGGGTGGCTTTGATCCAGTTTGGCTCTTCCTAGTGGTAGGAGGAGTTATGTTCATTTTGGGATTTGCAGGATGCATTGGAGCTTTGCGAGAAAATACCTTTCTTCTCAAATTT ttttctgtgtttcttggaattattttcttcttggaacTCACTGCTGGTATTCTAGCGTTTGTTTTCAAAGACTGGATCAAGGACCAGCTGTATTTCTTTATAAACAACAACATCAGAGCATACCGAGATGACATTGATTTGCAAAACCTCATAGACTTTACGCAGGAATAT TGGCAGTGCTGCGGGGCTTTTGGAGCTGATGACTGGAACCTCAATATTTACTTCAATTGCACAGATTCCAATGCAAGTCGAGAGCGCTGTGGTGTGCCATTCTCTTGCTGCACTAAAGACCCTGCC GAAGATGTTATTAATACTCAGTGTGGCTATGATGCAAGGCAAAAACca GAAGTTGATCAGCAGATTGTTATCTACACAAAAGGCTGTGTCCCTCAATTTGAGAAATGGTTGCAGGACAATCTTACCATAGTTGCTGGTATATTCATTGGGATAGCATTACTGCAG ATATTTGGGATTTGCTTAGCCCAGAATTTGGTTAGTGACATTGAGGCTGTCAGAGCCAGCTGGTAA
- the TSPAN5 gene encoding tetraspanin-5 isoform X6, with amino-acid sequence MEFLGIAFLGIGLWAWNEKGVLSNISSITDLGGFDPVWLFLVVGGVMFILGFAGCIGALRENTFLLKFFSVFLGIIFFLELTAGILAFVFKDWIKDQLYFFINNNIRAYRDDIDLQNLIDFTQEYWQCCGAFGADDWNLNIYFNCTDSNASRERCGVPFSCCTKDPAEDVINTQCGYDARQKPEVDQQIVIYTKGCVPQFEKWLQDNLTIVAGIFIGIALLQIFGICLAQNLVSDIEAVRASW; translated from the exons GGAGTGCTGTCCAACATCTCTTCCATCACTGACCTGGGTGGCTTTGATCCAGTTTGGCTCTTCCTAGTGGTAGGAGGAGTTATGTTCATTTTGGGATTTGCAGGATGCATTGGAGCTTTGCGAGAAAATACCTTTCTTCTCAAATTT ttttctgtgtttcttggaattattttcttcttggaacTCACTGCTGGTATTCTAGCGTTTGTTTTCAAAGACTGGATCAAGGACCAGCTGTATTTCTTTATAAACAACAACATCAGAGCATACCGAGATGACATTGATTTGCAAAACCTCATAGACTTTACGCAGGAATAT TGGCAGTGCTGCGGGGCTTTTGGAGCTGATGACTGGAACCTCAATATTTACTTCAATTGCACAGATTCCAATGCAAGTCGAGAGCGCTGTGGTGTGCCATTCTCTTGCTGCACTAAAGACCCTGCC GAAGATGTTATTAATACTCAGTGTGGCTATGATGCAAGGCAAAAACca GAAGTTGATCAGCAGATTGTTATCTACACAAAAGGCTGTGTCCCTCAATTTGAGAAATGGTTGCAGGACAATCTTACCATAGTTGCTGGTATATTCATTGGGATAGCATTACTGCAG ATATTTGGGATTTGCTTAGCCCAGAATTTGGTTAGTGACATTGAGGCTGTCAGAGCCAGCTGGTAA
- the TSPAN5 gene encoding tetraspanin-5 isoform X7, which translates to MGVLSNISSITDLGGFDPVWLFLVVGGVMFILGFAGCIGALRENTFLLKFFSVFLGIIFFLELTAGILAFVFKDWIKDQLYFFINNNIRAYRDDIDLQNLIDFTQEYWQCCGAFGADDWNLNIYFNCTDSNASRERCGVPFSCCTKDPAEDVINTQCGYDARQKPEVDQQIVIYTKGCVPQFEKWLQDNLTIVAGIFIGIALLQIFGICLAQNLVSDIEAVRASW; encoded by the exons GGAGTGCTGTCCAACATCTCTTCCATCACTGACCTGGGTGGCTTTGATCCAGTTTGGCTCTTCCTAGTGGTAGGAGGAGTTATGTTCATTTTGGGATTTGCAGGATGCATTGGAGCTTTGCGAGAAAATACCTTTCTTCTCAAATTT ttttctgtgtttcttggaattattttcttcttggaacTCACTGCTGGTATTCTAGCGTTTGTTTTCAAAGACTGGATCAAGGACCAGCTGTATTTCTTTATAAACAACAACATCAGAGCATACCGAGATGACATTGATTTGCAAAACCTCATAGACTTTACGCAGGAATAT TGGCAGTGCTGCGGGGCTTTTGGAGCTGATGACTGGAACCTCAATATTTACTTCAATTGCACAGATTCCAATGCAAGTCGAGAGCGCTGTGGTGTGCCATTCTCTTGCTGCACTAAAGACCCTGCC GAAGATGTTATTAATACTCAGTGTGGCTATGATGCAAGGCAAAAACca GAAGTTGATCAGCAGATTGTTATCTACACAAAAGGCTGTGTCCCTCAATTTGAGAAATGGTTGCAGGACAATCTTACCATAGTTGCTGGTATATTCATTGGGATAGCATTACTGCAG ATATTTGGGATTTGCTTAGCCCAGAATTTGGTTAGTGACATTGAGGCTGTCAGAGCCAGCTGGTAA